Proteins encoded within one genomic window of Gallus gallus isolate bGalGal1 chromosome 1, bGalGal1.mat.broiler.GRCg7b, whole genome shotgun sequence:
- the LCA5L gene encoding lebercilin-like protein isoform X4 has product MTEGNAVENAEVKIIKLTILRALSVTCSETARSSRCLELSGTEEKKMQKNERKRKKKKEQQIFSQNNKGGKKLPAKKIPHEKSSFLSLQNNTISQKKNKVAQRILSARLHKIKELKNEISDLQHKLEASNLENQVLKRLLYRHSKAIGGYESSESVLPDLLTRHYSEVSALRKHLRISQEEERRASRKLRKVEAELLKAKDDLQALYKLSEDKTLAERDELYHRLSVLTEKMEVNNKRIQSLEKQLKLNNSTFSRQLANENKKAVEAGIITKNLQMEINSLHQKIKEKDRQLYIKNIYTNRLLKIPKDKGDAVSHKKSLSINTSLQADKQHFRSLQLPQYQPQETEESLVLLHEEKKASEGKNQKAKASEAYTDAQCETEKQSSKKIPKPETFSRTHKEYLKENKPLTVHTCLEFISQEERKRDLLKQKPEKAEETLLNDSVKENNQEEDAVEEKEKKSEEQLSKSGKAGSDFLTPRNRTLSKLKKQYVFSETTENLHQGLPTSGAKSTKGNLCNQRHASQDQCKEAESKVKKLFGLYEQPFSKVTKTRQKDSSTEAEGCAHTIFSERKKSLMKELFGEGGVCKDNHSCSNRRGMERKL; this is encoded by the exons ATGACTGAAGGCAATGCGGTGGAGAATGCAGAAGTAAAAATCATCAAACTAACTATTCTGAGGGCTTTGTCAGTGACTTGCTCTGAAACAGCTAGAAGCAGCCGTTGTTTAGAACTATCCGgaactgaagagaagaaaatgcagaaaaatgaaagaaagagaaagaagaaaaaagaacaacagatcTTTTCTCAAAACAATAAAG GGGGAAAGAAATTGCCAGCTAAGAAGATACCACATGagaaatcttcatttttaagcCTGCAGAATAATACgatttcccagaaaaaaaataaagtggcTCAGCGAATATTATCAGCAAGACTTCATAAAATTAAAGAGCTGAAGAATGAAATATCTGATTTGCAACACAAGTTAGAAGCATCAAACTTAGAAAACCAGGTTTTGAAACGGCTTTTGTATCGGCACTCAAAAGCAATAGGCGGATATGAAAGTTCAGAAAGCGTCTTGCCTGATCTGTTAACAAGGCATTATAGTGAGGTGAGTGCTTTGAGGAAACACCTGAGGATATCTCAGGAGGAAGAAAGACGTGCATCCAGAAAGCTTAGGAAAGTTGAAGCAGAGCTGCTAAAAGCTAAAGATGACTTGCAGGCCTTGTATAAGCTTTCAGAAGACAAGACTCTTGCTGAGAGAGACGAGCTTTATCACAGATTATCAGTCCTTACAGAAAAAATGGAAGTGAATAATAAGAGAATACAG AGCctagaaaagcagctgaagttgAACAATAGCACCTTTAGTCGCCAGCTGgcaaatgagaataaaaaagCTGTTGAAGCTGGGATAATTACAAAGAACTTGCAAATGGAAATTAACTCTCTTCACCAAAAAATTAAG gAAAAGGATCGGCAACTTTACATAAAAAATATCTATACAAATCGCTTGCTTAAAATCCCAAAGGACAAAGGTGATGCAGTATCTCATAAGAAAA GTCTCAGTATAAACACATCATTGCAAGCAGATAAACAGCATTTTAGATCACTGCAGCTGCCTCAGTACCAACcccaggaaacagaagaaagtctGGTTCTGCTACATGAG GAGAAAAAGGCCTCAGAAGGTAAGAATCAAAAAGCTAAAGCAAGTGAAGCATACACTGATGCCCAgtgtgaaacagaaaagcaatcaTCCAAGAAAATACCAAAGCCAGAAACTTTTAGTAGAACTCATAAAG aatatttaaaggaaaacaaaccgCTGACAGTACACACTTGTCTGGAATTTATAagccaagaagaaagaaagagagactTGCTTAAACAGAAGCcagagaaagctgaagaaaCACTGCTAAATGACAGTGTAAAAGAGAACAATCAAGAGGAAGATgcagtggaagagaaagaaaaaaagtcagaagaaCAACTAAGTAAAAGTGGGAAGGCAGGGAGTGATTTTTTAACTCCAAGAAACAGAACTCTCTCTAAGCTGAAAAAACAATATGTATTCTCAGAAACCACTGAAAATTTGCACCAAGGGCTTCCTACATCAGGTGCAAAATCCACAAAAGGCAACCTTTGCAACCAAAGGCACGCAAGTCAGGACCAATGCAAAGAAGCAGAATCAAAAGTAAAGAAACTGTTTGGGCTATATGAACAACCCTTCAGTAAAGTTACCAAGACGAGGCAGAAAGACAGTTCAACTgaagcagaaggctgtgctcaTACAATattcagtgaaaggaaaaagagtctTATGAAAGAACTCTTTGGAGAAGGCGGTGTTTGCAAAGACAACCATTCATGTTCTAACAGGAGAGGAATGGAGAGAAAGCTGTGA